The Mesorhizobium sp. M1D.F.Ca.ET.043.01.1.1 genome contains a region encoding:
- a CDS encoding CapA family protein, translated as MSNYPLSYKLSWLPRFLKPSFGGDRSGFAATAATLMEPPPARTVRLAFIGDISAVANRTAPECDPAIAALLASADLVVGNCESPIVERPSAVVGTRLGSHHAMTERFLADALAAVGVARDKLVLSLANNHVLDQGVAGFEETAAALKRLGIRTIGTAAGGPVQRHATGPLTIGFAAFTLWRNAGEAEFRARVSMGSDPAEWSRGAGIDLLCAVPHWDWEFRHFPRPATRALARRLASQGVGLIAGHHAHVVQPVEQIGDTLVAYGLGDFLGTAFARQPWPGRIGSILVVDVSADPATRGTIAGYRLHFFTRLARGGHERLVPVQSLGGAIGQRVATRLDAIFPDQEG; from the coding sequence GTGTCGAACTATCCGCTTTCCTACAAACTGTCGTGGCTGCCGCGTTTCCTGAAGCCGTCGTTCGGCGGCGACAGGAGTGGCTTTGCGGCGACGGCGGCGACGCTCATGGAGCCGCCGCCGGCGCGGACGGTGCGACTTGCCTTCATCGGCGACATTTCGGCGGTCGCCAATCGCACGGCGCCCGAGTGCGATCCGGCGATCGCGGCGCTGCTCGCTTCCGCCGATCTGGTGGTCGGCAATTGCGAAAGCCCGATCGTCGAACGGCCGAGCGCGGTCGTGGGCACGCGGCTCGGCTCGCATCATGCGATGACCGAACGCTTCCTGGCGGACGCGCTGGCGGCCGTCGGGGTTGCCCGCGACAAGCTGGTGCTGTCGCTTGCCAACAATCATGTGCTCGACCAAGGCGTTGCCGGCTTCGAGGAGACGGCCGCGGCGCTGAAGCGGCTCGGCATTCGCACCATCGGCACCGCGGCCGGCGGGCCGGTCCAGCGGCACGCTACCGGGCCGCTGACGATCGGCTTCGCCGCCTTCACGCTTTGGCGCAACGCTGGTGAAGCCGAATTCCGGGCACGGGTTTCCATGGGGAGCGATCCGGCTGAATGGTCGCGCGGCGCAGGCATCGATCTCTTGTGCGCCGTGCCGCATTGGGATTGGGAGTTCCGGCACTTTCCGCGACCGGCGACGCGGGCGCTCGCGAGACGGCTGGCGAGCCAGGGCGTCGGGCTGATCGCAGGCCACCATGCCCATGTCGTGCAGCCGGTCGAGCAGATCGGCGACACGCTCGTCGCTTATGGCTTGGGCGATTTCCTCGGCACAGCCTTTGCCAGGCAGCCATGGCCCGGGCGCATCGGCTCGATCCTCGTCGTCGACGTCAGCGCCGACCCCGCCACTCGCGGCACGATTGCCGGCTACCGGCTGCATTTCTTCACACGCCTCGCCAGAGGCGGCCACGAGCGTCTGGTGCCGGTGCAGTCACTGGGTGGAGCGA